In one window of Methanoculleus chikugoensis DNA:
- a CDS encoding DUF364 domain-containing protein, producing the protein MTPPSAHPGSILEETLGKIREILGSDLDSITVERVVIGIFFTGVKLSDGSGGLCFTPIKEIPEAVCCPSSARAMPYPGRFVGRSVAEFLRDLPRAPPLKKAVGIAILNALSESCWKHRPDHIRETGRDILATVPLPGDGYVVVVGALVPIIRRLKARGKPFGILELDLRTLKPDELPYAISPDNADAEVRRADMLVITGTTLINNTLEPLLALARPGASIVVVGPTASMLPDAFFRRGVTILGGDSVTRPDEVLDTIAEGGSGYHFFGKSAEKTTVCRSDTP; encoded by the coding sequence ATGACACCTCCGTCCGCACACCCCGGTTCGATTCTCGAAGAAACCCTTGGAAAGATCCGTGAGATCCTCGGAAGCGATCTTGACTCCATCACCGTGGAGCGGGTCGTGATCGGGATCTTCTTTACCGGCGTAAAACTCAGCGACGGCTCCGGTGGCCTCTGCTTCACCCCGATAAAAGAGATCCCGGAAGCGGTCTGCTGTCCCAGTTCGGCCCGCGCCATGCCCTACCCCGGACGGTTTGTGGGGCGAAGCGTCGCGGAGTTTCTCCGCGACCTCCCCCGTGCGCCCCCGCTCAAAAAAGCGGTCGGTATTGCCATTCTCAACGCGCTCTCCGAATCCTGCTGGAAGCACCGGCCCGACCACATCCGGGAGACCGGGCGGGACATCCTTGCTACCGTGCCGCTGCCCGGGGACGGGTACGTCGTGGTGGTGGGGGCGCTCGTGCCGATCATCCGGCGGCTCAAGGCGCGGGGAAAGCCGTTCGGGATCCTCGAACTCGACCTGCGCACGTTGAAGCCCGACGAACTGCCCTACGCCATCTCTCCGGATAACGCGGATGCAGAAGTCCGCAGGGCCGACATGCTCGTCATCACCGGCACCACCCTCATCAACAACACCCTCGAACCCCTGCTTGCTCTCGCCCGGCCCGGTGCTTCGATCGTTGTCGTCGGGCCGACCGCCAGCATGCTTCCGGATGCATTCTTCCGGCGCGGCGTAACAATCCTCGGGGGGGACAGCGTCACCCGCCCCGACGAGGTGCTCGATACGATTGCAGAGGGAGGCTCCGGGTATCATTTCTTCGGCAAATCCGCGGAGAAGACGACCGTCTGCCGGTCGGACACCCCCTGA
- a CDS encoding DUF2178 domain-containing protein, which translates to MKRNTFYLLAGIVALAEVGIFWLSVELERPILIQVAFVLGVLLLYAARRAVEERIEDERTAMITQKAALRTLEVFWVAFFAISLGSAVVAFSRPLGLRPPHPGPPGTAPPDVLELPFIGGFALFQMALLCLMIFLYVGFRMYYARKYGEWDTDEEQD; encoded by the coding sequence ATGAAGCGAAACACGTTCTATCTTCTGGCCGGTATCGTTGCGCTCGCCGAGGTCGGCATCTTCTGGCTCTCAGTGGAGCTCGAGAGACCGATCCTGATCCAGGTCGCGTTCGTCCTCGGCGTCCTCTTGCTGTATGCGGCGCGAAGGGCGGTCGAAGAGAGAATAGAGGACGAACGGACGGCGATGATCACACAGAAGGCGGCGCTCCGGACACTGGAGGTCTTCTGGGTGGCCTTCTTTGCGATCAGTCTCGGGAGTGCGGTCGTTGCGTTCTCAAGGCCGCTCGGGTTGCGCCCGCCCCACCCGGGACCTCCCGGAACGGCCCCACCCGACGTGCTCGAACTCCCGTTCATCGGCGGTTTCGCTCTCTTTCAGATGGCGCTGCTCTGCCTGATGATCTTCCTCTACGTCGGGTTCAGGATGTATTACGCCCGCAAGTACGGAGAATGGGATACCGATGAAGAACAGGATTAA
- a CDS encoding helix-turn-helix transcriptional regulator — translation MKNRIKVYRAMHDLTQEGLANELGVTRQTILAIEKGKYDPSLELAFKIARFFGVAIEEIFLYGDATERK, via the coding sequence ATGAAGAACAGGATTAAGGTCTACCGGGCGATGCACGACCTTACCCAGGAAGGGCTCGCAAACGAGCTCGGGGTCACCCGGCAGACCATCCTCGCCATCGAGAAGGGGAAGTACGACCCCTCGCTCGAACTCGCCTTCAAGATCGCCAGGTTCTTCGGCGTCGCCATCGAGGAGATCTTCCTCTACGGCGATGCGACGGAGCGGAAGTAA
- a CDS encoding COG1361 S-layer family protein: protein MMRNLCILLLLLSTIVGAAAAANASAEEQIAVTGVTVNPDALMRGDMGTVTVDIKNTGETGVAISRAELYPNGIAVVNDKTYDSVGIIGPGNTMSFTFTVRADTADGIYYPTFYLDLRESGSVRYSVPVTVESTEIRVSIVDAPETYPANSEDTIVLSVGNPRGNSVNGVTVTPTGEDVKSTQTAVFLGALAPDEEKNASFRILASQSTELTFDVSYRNGINEHHAILTVPIEIGQRTVEPDMVVNNIEMSQSGGAITLTGDVTNAGLKDAYSVKITVDDPATPTDPYPVYVVGGLEPDDFSSFEVTCSAEGASSIPLLVQYKDENGKTFSETVTVSLSSAGQAPQAGTGNQMPSGMTSGPQSGRGGMGMFGSFGSGFSQIPVAEILLVIIGGVAVVAAWRKGYLGKILERLRK from the coding sequence ATGATGCGTAACCTCTGCATCCTGCTCCTCCTTCTCTCGACAATCGTGGGTGCTGCGGCGGCGGCCAATGCGTCGGCTGAGGAACAGATCGCGGTCACCGGAGTCACCGTCAACCCCGACGCGCTCATGCGCGGGGATATGGGCACGGTAACGGTCGATATCAAGAACACCGGGGAGACAGGCGTTGCCATCAGCAGGGCTGAACTCTATCCCAACGGGATTGCCGTCGTCAACGACAAGACCTACGATTCGGTGGGCATCATCGGCCCCGGGAACACCATGTCGTTCACGTTCACCGTGCGGGCCGATACCGCGGACGGCATCTACTACCCGACCTTCTACCTGGACCTCCGGGAGAGCGGGAGCGTCCGCTACTCCGTTCCGGTGACGGTTGAGAGCACCGAGATCCGGGTCAGTATCGTCGACGCCCCGGAGACCTACCCGGCAAACAGCGAAGACACCATCGTTCTCTCCGTCGGTAACCCCCGCGGGAACAGCGTGAACGGCGTAACCGTCACCCCGACCGGCGAAGACGTCAAGAGTACCCAGACGGCCGTCTTCCTCGGCGCCCTCGCGCCGGACGAGGAGAAGAACGCCTCGTTCCGGATCCTGGCATCACAGTCGACCGAACTCACCTTCGATGTCTCTTACCGGAACGGGATCAACGAGCACCACGCCATCTTGACCGTCCCTATCGAGATCGGTCAGAGAACGGTCGAACCGGATATGGTGGTCAATAACATCGAGATGTCGCAGAGCGGCGGCGCGATCACGCTGACCGGCGACGTGACCAACGCCGGCCTGAAAGATGCGTACTCTGTCAAGATCACCGTCGATGACCCGGCGACCCCGACCGACCCCTACCCGGTCTACGTCGTCGGCGGACTGGAACCGGACGACTTCTCGAGCTTCGAGGTCACGTGCAGCGCCGAGGGCGCGTCCTCCATCCCACTCCTCGTCCAGTACAAAGACGAGAACGGCAAAACCTTCAGCGAGACCGTGACCGTCTCCCTCTCCTCCGCAGGGCAGGCGCCGCAGGCCGGCACCGGCAACCAGATGCCGTCCGGGATGACCAGCGGCCCCCAGAGTGGAAGAGGGGGCATGGGCATGTTCGGATCGTTCGGCAGCGGGTTTTCGCAGATCCCGGTAGCGGAGATCCTCCTCGTGATCATCGGAGGCGTGGCTGTCGTCGCCGCATGGCGGAAGGGTTACTTAGGGAAGATCCTTGAGCGGCTCCGCAAGTAA